The proteins below come from a single Zea mays cultivar B73 chromosome 8, Zm-B73-REFERENCE-NAM-5.0, whole genome shotgun sequence genomic window:
- the LOC100273424 gene encoding CAAT box binding protein 1 isoform X1, translating to MADAPASPGGGGGSHESGSPRGGGGGGGGSVREQDRFLPIANISRIMKKAIPANGKIAKDAKETVQECVSEFISFITSEASDKCQREKRKTINGDDLLWAMATLGFEDYIEPLKVYLQKYREMEGDSKLTSKSSDGSIKKDALGHVGASSSAVQGMGQQGTYNQGMGYMQPQYHNGDISN from the exons ATGGCGGACGCTCCGGCGAGCCCTGGGGGCGGAGGCGGGAGCCACGAGAGCGGGAGCCCCAGGggcggcggaggtggaggcggtggCAGCGTCAGGGAGCAGGACAGGTTCCTGCCCATCGCCAACATCAGTCGCATCATGAAGAAGGCCATCCCGGCTAACGGGAAGATCGCCAAGGACGCTAAGGAGACCGTGCAGGAGTGCGTCTCGGAGTTCATCTCCTTCATCACTAGCGA GGCGAGTGACAAGTGCCAGAGGGAGAAGCGGAAGACCATCAATGGCGACGACCTGCTGTGGGCCATGGCCACGCTGGGGTTTGAGGACTATATTGAACCCCTCAAGGTGTACCTGCAGAAGTACAGAGAG ATGGAG GGTGATAGTAAGTTAACTTCAAAATCCAGCGATGGCTCCATTAAAAAGGATGCCCTTGGTCATGTGGGAGCAAGTAGCTCAGCTGTACAAGGG ATGGGTCAGCAAGGAACATACAACCAAGGAATGGGTTATATGCAACCTCAG TACCATAACGGAGATATCTCGAACTAA
- the LOC103635780 gene encoding histone H4: protein MSGRGKGGKGLGKGGAKRHRKVLRDNIQGITKPAIRRLARRGGVKRISGLIYEETRGVLKIFLENVIRDAVTYTEHARRKTVTAMDVVYALKRQGRTLYGFGG from the coding sequence ATGTCCGGGCGCGGTAAGGGTGGCAAGGGGCTCGGCAAGGGCGGCGCGAAGCGTCACCGGAAGGTGCTGCGCGACAACATCCAGGGCATCACCAAGCCGGCGATCCGGCGGCTGGCGAGGAGGGGCGGCGTCAAGCGCATCTCGGGGCTCATCTACGAGGAGACCCGCGGCGTGCTCAAGATCTTCCTCGAGAACGTCATCCGCGACGCCGTCACCTACACTGAGCACGCCCGCCGCAAGACCGTCACCGCCATGGACGTCGTCTACGCGCTCAAGCGCCAGGGCCGCACCCTCTACGGCTTCGGCGGCTAG